From one Bacteroidota bacterium genomic stretch:
- a CDS encoding tyrosine-type recombinase/integrase — translation MNTDSAQTIYIDYLKFEKKASPHTVDAYLTDLGQFLAFIKLDFEIENLEECSHQIIRSWLVQLMGDGISPRSVNRKITCLQSFFKYHIRLGNIIQNPIQKVQRPKQGKKLPVFIDEQNINNFLDIKNEENDFATQRNQMILLLLYHCGIRRAELVNLKTADVDLLRGQIKVLGKRNKERIIPILPELQDAIKEYIIAKTEMGFNNIELLCSDKGVILSVGMVYTKVKNFLSQFTTLQKKSPHVLRHTFATHMLNHGADLNAIKELLGHANLAATQVYTHNSFERLKAQHKQAHPKG, via the coding sequence ATGAACACCGATTCTGCTCAAACTATATATATTGATTATCTCAAATTTGAGAAGAAAGCATCGCCACATACTGTCGATGCATATCTTACCGATTTAGGCCAGTTTCTTGCTTTTATAAAACTAGATTTCGAAATAGAAAATCTGGAAGAATGTTCACACCAGATAATCCGCAGTTGGCTGGTACAGCTAATGGGAGATGGCATTAGCCCACGTTCGGTTAATAGAAAGATTACTTGTTTGCAAAGTTTTTTTAAGTATCATATTCGCTTGGGAAATATTATACAAAATCCGATACAAAAAGTACAAAGACCCAAGCAGGGAAAAAAACTTCCTGTTTTTATTGACGAACAAAATATCAATAACTTTTTGGATATTAAAAATGAAGAAAATGATTTTGCCACACAGCGTAACCAAATGATTTTATTATTATTATATCATTGTGGAATTAGGAGAGCGGAATTGGTGAATTTAAAAACTGCTGATGTTGATTTATTGCGTGGGCAAATAAAAGTATTAGGTAAACGCAACAAAGAACGCATTATCCCTATCCTGCCTGAATTACAAGATGCCATCAAAGAATATATAATTGCAAAAACAGAAATGGGTTTTAACAATATAGAACTCTTATGCAGCGATAAAGGAGTTATACTTAGTGTGGGAATGGTTTATACAAAAGTGAAGAATTTTTTATCGCAGTTTACTACTTTGCAAAAGAAAAGTCCGCATGTATTACGTCATACATTCGCTACGCACATGCTCAATCATGGTGCCGATTTGAATGCAATTAAAGAATTGTTGGGTCATGCAAATTTAGCAGCCACGCAAGTATATACGCATAATTCGTTCGAGCGATTAAAAGCACAGCATAAGCAGGCACATCCAAAGGGGTAG